From the Theileria equi strain WA chromosome 4 map unlocalized gcontig_1105316255041, whole genome shotgun sequence genome, one window contains:
- a CDS encoding hypothetical protein (encoded by transcript BEWA_046190A) — protein MSAGVLTLNVNCQGPKCDCPGNDKIPGLEVKKETNIGGVTNFIKYTHYLEGRTFKLNTTLKDGNQIIGGFAAKRGQPVEAVKEVSVYYWDGNNAKPILLGIKKGEDTKYYSKGSSWLHTPVAHLSEQEALDEHNCQKNNAVVFDIKNAHSGHILKEYKANCMNKTRKIESETSPNPPGSEYIAKAHIIRDNDRDTRISRVTYNGKPTDIDPTKHGPASQIRLYSYPGSDSVPLMIEFKPSNNRISRWFESTDQSGKEWLEVYDSGNTFYDNVGTPQPTSKLSEKLDEVLCKRHDNVTLDLSSSRTNGSYCCGTHKSRVNVSEGSVKVKGEGNLSTKYYKHSMTPGTQLAGIYYTVGGQRKNIKLHGSRFPTSVNNVYAFYCKGDRPSLMYVDSDSVMTKGWYKEGSGEWRWTHAGTKPENFESKDLDCKQWQKLKKYLKDHGCGGLLDCPEGSKLDEGELKKELEKEEKEAVKEREKKTNQHQPLFAIQGSAGRGRQASDPEPPKTKTDERPASHDQTQSENTIKPSEGPPSRELGGQLLNKLLTTSLEESGTPSSTGNYAGPNTPTPPKTTPPTTTQGPGFIGPTFPIVGTKGSSGAGVTIKLDSRHPYFEYENGGDMVNITSYHNPPLVKGYNAFQHTYSHRGKSFRIKDFTVGGTSQIFSPGVTPVEDVKSVMVYFSSCGKEGIPLMLYFKDKDGHKWYENMNKGDGWHASRKLTKIPPHKAYRNGILKSALERTKQNLGINCGTTPVFELENTQGETDYIEDSFFDNNYFGRSQNNPTTASLHSSGPPTPKAKPPDSATDDNKSRGADRDQLGQEPEEPQPTITTHTETQAPAQAVTGVLKSAAGSVLWTAFGSTSSTLNLMTLLGSLRRPLG, from the exons atgagtgcTGGAGTGTTAACGTTAAATGTAAATTGTCAAGGACCAAAATGTGATTGTCCAGGTAATGATAAAATACCTGGCCTAGAGGTCAAAAAGGAGACTAATATTGGTGGCGTCACTAACTTCATCAAATATACACACTATCTTGAAGGACGCACCTTTAAGCTTAATACCACActcaaagatggaaatCAAATAATAGGAGGTTTTGCAGCAAAAAGGGGACAACCTGTGGAGGCCGTTAAAGAAGTTtctgtttactactgggatggTAACAACGCAAAACCAATCCTCCTTGGAATTAAAAAGGGTGAAGACACCAAGTACTATAGTAAAGGCAGTTCTTGGTTGCATACTCCAGTAGCTCATCTGAGTGAACAAGAAGCTCTGGATGAACATAACTGCCAAAAGAACAATGCCGTTGTAtttgatataaagaatGCTCACTCAGGTCATATTCTCAAAGAGTATAAAGCTAATTGCATGAATAAGACTAGAAAAATAGAATCTGAAACTTCTCCTAATCCTCCAGGAAGTGAATATATCGCTAAAGCACATATCATTCGTGATAATGATAGGGATACAAGAATATCTAGAGTAACTTACAACGGTAAGCCCACTGATATTGATCCTACTAAGCACGGTCCAGCTTCTCAAATAAGGCTATACTCTTATCCTGGTAGTGATAGTGTACCACTTATGATTGAGTTCAAACCATCAAACAATAGGATATCTAGATGGTTTGAGAGTACAGATCAGAGTGGTAAGGAATGGCTGGAAGTTTATGACAGTGGCAATACATTCTATGATAATGTTGGTACTCCACAACCCACTTCAAAGCTTTCCGAAAAGCTCGATGAGGTATTATGCAAACGGCATGATAATGTTACATTGGATCTATCCTCTTCTAGAACTAATGGATCATATTGTTGTGGTACCCATAAAAGTAGAGTCAATGTTAGCGAAGGATCAGTTAAAGTTAAGGGTGAAGGCAATCTTTCTACTAAGTACTACAAGCATTCTATGACCCCTGGTACTCAACTCGCTGGTATCTACTATACGGTTGGAGgtcaaaggaagaatataaaattacaCGGATCACGATTTCCAACCTCTGTAAATAATGTTTATGCCTTCTACTGTAAAGGGGATAGACCATCACTCATGTATGTTGATAGTGATAGTGTTATGACCAAAGGTTGGTATAAGGAAGGTAgtggagaatggagatgGACACACGCTGGTACAAAACCAGAAAATTTCGAGAGTAAGGACCTTGATTGTAAACAGTGGCAGAAACttaagaaatatctaaaggATCATGGTTGTGGTGGACTGCTGGATTGTCCTGAGGGTTCTAAACTTGATGAAGGAGAACTAAAAAAAGAACTcgaaaaggaagagaaagaagCAGTAAAGGAAAGAGAAaagaaaacaaaccagCATCAACCTCTTTTTGCTATTCAAGGTAGTGCCGGTAGAGGTAGACAAGCTTCTGATCCAGAACCTCCAAAAACTAAAACTGATGAAAGGCCCGCTTCTCATGATCAAACACAATCTGAAAATACTATTAAACCTTCTGAGGGTCCACCTTCTCG AGAACTTGGAGGACAACTACTTAACAAACTACTTACAACTTCTcttgaagaatctggaacCCCCTCAAGTACTGGAAACTACGCTGGTCCTAATACTCCTACTCCTCCTAAAACCACTCCACCTACTACTACTCAAGGACCTGGATTTATAGGACCTACATTTCCTATTGTTGGTACTAAAGGTAGTTCTGGAGCAGGAGTCACCATAAAGCTTGACAGTAGACATCCTTACTTTgaatatgaaaatggtgGAGATATGGTTAATATTACTTCTTACCACAACCCTCCTCTTGTGAAAGGATACAACGCTTTTCAACACACTTATAGTCACAGAGGAAAGAGCTTTAGAATAAAAGACTTTACAGTTGGAGGTACAAGTCAGATATTTTCCCCAGGAGTTACACCTGTAGAAGATGTTAAGAGTGTAATGGTATATTTTTCGAGTTGTGGTAAAGAGGGTATTCCTCTCATGCTCTATTTTAAGGACAAGGATGGTCATAAATGGTATGAGAACATGAACAAGGGTGATGGGTGGCATGCTTCCCGTAAACTTACTAAAATCCCTCCACATAAAGCTTACAGAAATGGTATTCTTAAAAGTGCTTTGGAGAGAACCAAGCAAAATCTTGGAATTAATTGTGGAACCACACCAGTATTCGAGTTGGAAAATACACAAGGAGAAACCGATTATATAGAGGATAGCTTCTTTGATAACAACTATTTTGGACGTTCTCAGAACAATCCTACTACTGCTAGTCTACATAGTAGTGGCCCTCCTACTCCTAAAGCTAAACCTCCTGATTCTGCTACTGATGATAATAAATCTAGAGGAGCTGATAGAGATCAACTTGGTCAAGAACCTGAGGAACCTCAACCTACTATTACTACTCATACTGAAACTCAAGCTCCTGCTCAAGCTGTTACGGGCGTTCTTAAGAGTGCTGCTGGTtctgtactatggacagcGTTTGGCTCTACCTCTAGTACGCTTAATCTAATGACACTCTTGGGAAGTCTAcggagacccttgggttag
- a CDS encoding signal peptide containing protein (encoded by transcript BEWA_046200A) — translation MKLIILTTLLGLCTATPGTPPKSPTSPKKSPTEKKGVTIVNKIVSPKATDKEIKGPELITSSDDPRLPVTSITSVDGPGKSPVKKGSTPPGSPKPKPRTKSQDQEPKDHDLEQKDKVLQEKEPEKTPPKTVPPESLPSKEAQTLKEKEQEFKEKRERDRAKLEQKISLEKAKPIEDRQEKYEASKDGKFDEWLAKSKAVEMGARKLYEEAKAKVDAISVPESKQKYEKILKKILKKVEEITKDIEELEKTKKKDASEAIEKALGHFLGHFQTRAMVKSDVSELILDIARDQEDGDEVLKTLEQFLVALERSPLA, via the coding sequence ATGAAGCTCATCATACTCACAACTCTACTAGGCCTTTGTACGGCCACACCAGGAACTCCACCAAAGAGTCCAACCAGTCCCAAGAAATCTCCAACCGAGAAAAAAGGGGTTACCATCGTGAACAAGATCGTTTCTCCCAAAGCGACTGATAAAGAGATTAAAGGCCCTGAGCTGATAACTAGTTCTGACGATCCCAGGTTACCAGTTACAAGCATTACAAGTGTTGACGGGCCAGGGAAATCTCCGGTAAAAAAGGGTTCTACTCCGCCGGGAAGCCCGAAACCAAAACCTCGTACGAAATCCCAAGATCAGGAGCCAAAGGATCATGACCTTGAGCAAAAGGATAAAGTCTTACAAGAAAAAGAACCAGAAAAGACACCTCCAAAAACTGTTCCACCAGAAAGTCTGCCATCTAAAGAGGCTCAAACTCtaaaagaaaaggaacaGGAGTTTAAAGAGAAAAGGGAAAGAGATAGGGCTAAATTAGAGCAAAAGATTAGTCTAGAAAAGGCAAAGCCCATAGAGGATAGGCAAGAAAAGTACGAAGCCAGTAAAGACGGCAAATTTGACGAGTGGCTTGCCAAGTCCAAGGCTGTTGAAATGGGTGCCAGAAAGTTGTATGAAGAAGCCAAGGCAAAGGTGGACGCAATATCTGTACCAGAGTCCAAACAAAAGTATGAGAAGATACTCAAGAAGATTCTTAAAAAGGTTGAGGAAATCACAAAGGATATTGAGGAACTTGAAAAGACTAAAAAGAAGGATGCATCAGAAGCCATTGAAAAGGCACTTGGACACTTTTTAGGCCACTTTCAAACCCGTGCCATGGTAAAGTCCGACGTTAGTGAACTCATCCTCGACATTGCCAGGGACCAAGAGGATGGAGACGAAGTCCTCAAGACCCTGGAACAGTTTCTAGTAGCCCTCGAAAGGTCTCCACTGGCTTAG
- a CDS encoding hypothetical protein (encoded by transcript BEWA_046210A): MSGRVLTLNVDGNCGKSNNICRCRDKPPGITARKETDQPKGFIRVTHQHKSGNKFTLNNKLQGGGKIGELIHNVTEVSVFYWNGAPDKAILLGITITNTPIYYAKNSDNDWIGQPPLSDDLLETKLDEQNCKHNNAVTINLSKGTFMSGDSKHSYCCSGNHSDGARGSNRVTVTSAQISCKLHENPSSIPFHKHEITYSGGVRLAAIKYNDGKHRKRINSSGLDFPIQGPLSVYAFHCSGNPALIYVDSSSDSSKNGWYKKYTGSSTVSGDEQWVEVFTISNIQPRELSNTIDHEKYNGIVGILKTLSGCTSYKECPKPEEKPKAVPPETTTPDNAALTEDGQKSPTSAKVIAAPAAAVLGPWAIFGASSGPIAGAGGLTGFGWWIYKRTKGDPWVRQI, translated from the coding sequence ATGAGTGGCAGAGTGTTAACCTTAAATGTAGACGGAAACTGTGGAAAGAGTAATAATATATGTCGCTGTCGTGATAAACCTCCTGGTATAACTGCCAGAAAGGAAACTGACCAGCCAAAAGGCTTCATTAGGGTTACTCATCAGCATAAAAGTGGAAATAAATTTACGCTCAACAACAAACTACAAGGGGGAGGTAAAATAGGAGAACTAATCCATAATGTCACTGAGGTTTCTGTTttctactggaatggaGCACCAGACAAAGCAATCCTCCTTGGAATTACCATTACTAATACACCTATCTATTACGCAAAGAATAGCGACAATGATTGGATTGGACAACCTCCGCTCTCTGATGACCTTCTTGAGACTAAACTTGACGAACAAAACTGTAAACATAACAATGCAGTCACAATTAACCTTAGCAAAGGTACATTCATGAGCGGTGATAGTAAACATTCGTACTGCTGCAGTGGTAATCATTCTGATGGTGCTAGAGGCTCTAACAGGGTCACTGTTACTTCGGCACAAATTTCCTGTAAACTGCATGAGAACCCAAGTTCTATTCCATTCCACAAACATGAGATTACTTATTCTGGTGGAGTTAGGCTTGCAGCTATTAAATACAATGATGGAAAGCATAGGAAGCGGATAAACTCTTCTGGACTAGACTTTCCAATTCAAGGTCCTCTTAGTGTTTATGCTTTTCACTGCTCAGGAAATCCTGCTTTGATTTATGTAGATTCGTCTTCAGACTCTTCAAAAAACGGCTGGTATAAGAAGTATACTGGTAGTAGTACTGTTAGTGGAGATGAGCAGTGGGTAGAAGTCTTCACTATCTCCAACATACAACCAAGGGAATTAAGTAATACTATAGAccatgaaaaatataatggTATTGTTGGCATACTAAAAACCCTTTCTGGATGCACAAGCTATAAAGAATGTCCTAAACCTGAAGAAAAACCTAAAGCTGTTCCTCCTGaaactactactcctgaTAATGCTGCTCTTACTGAAGATGGTCAAAAATCTCCTACTTCTGCTAAAGTTATTGCTGCTCCAGCTGCTGCTGTTCTAGGACCATGGGCTATCTTTGGAGCATCTTCTGGTCCTattgccggagctggtggtcttactggatttggctGGTGGATATATAAACGcactaaaggagacccttgggttagacagatttag
- a CDS encoding conserved hypothetical protein (encoded by transcript BEWA_046220A): MSERKVLNKYIPPDFDPGLLKKHRHILKSDGFGRKRSGFAKKFGLHGRVLEIRMMFPFTFRCESCRDFTYVGTKFNSKVQRIEENYLGIQKYRFYGKCPNCNHMIIFKTDPKNGDYTLESGGTRTYDANRDAQLAAEAVDKEEEAKAEKQDTTERMLDKANHAYAEYEELERLTALKKRAGRMREREHLADLTLKKIMQEKFESAANEDELEAFRRDQEKACAEGSLGEDDWNEFYWQEAIDDDALDADGTVSESLDQNGNGPAADLSEEAPDETESAPVDTWVSSSNRKQQLSKQSQVPDVFSNESAKKKRADAPNEKYKGIKVLQKKEEVNLLSGYDSDD, from the exons ATGTCAGAGAGAAAGGTGCTGAACAAATACATCCCTCCGGATTTCGATCCTGGACTTTTGAAAAAGCATCGTCACATTTTAAAGAGCGATGGGTTCGGAAGGAAACGTTCAGGCTTTGCCAAAAAGTTTGGTCTGCATGGCAGAGTCCTGGAGATTCGTATGATGTTTCCATTCACCTTTAGATGCGAAAGTTGCAGAGATTTTACTTATGTTGGCACAAAGTTCAACAGCAAAGTACAGAGGATCGAGGAGAATTATTTGGGCATACAAAAGTATCGgttttatggaaaatgtcCAAACTGTAATCACATGATTATCTTCAAGACTGAcccaaagaatggagacTATACACTTGAATCCGGAGGAACAAGGACCTATGACGCGAATAGAGATGCGCAACTTGCAGCTGAAGCTGTTGATAAAGAAGAG GAGGCAAAGGCGGAGAAGCAGGACACAACGGAGCGTATGCTTGACAAGGCGAACCACGCCTACGCGGAATACGAGGAGCTAGAGAGACTCACTGCACTTAAAAAGCGAGCTGGACGTATGCGCGAGCGTGAGCACCTCGCGGATTTAACCCTCAAGAAGATCATGCaggaaaagtttgaatCTGCAGCCAATGAGGATGAACTAGAGGCCTTTAGAAGGGACCAGGAAAAGGCTTGTGCAGAGGGTTCCCTCGGAGAGGACGACTGGAACGAGTTTTACTGGCAGGAGGCCATTGATGACGATGCACTCGATGCAGATGGTACTGTCTCTGAATCTCTTGATCAAAATGGTAATGGTCCAGCtgctgacttatctgaaGAGGCTCCTGATGAGACTGAAAGCGCTCCAGTGGACACTTGGGTCAGCTCTAGCAATCGCAAACAACAGCTCTCGAAGCAATCGCAGGTCCCAGACGTATTTAGCAACGAGTCTGCAAAAAAGAAAAGGGCGGACGCTCCAAACGAAAAGTACAAGGGGATTaaagttttacaaaagaaggaagaggTGAACCTCTTGAGTGGTTACGATAGTGATGATTAA